A window from Kovacikia minuta CCNUW1 encodes these proteins:
- a CDS encoding ATP-binding protein, translating into MSRLNQASRELAKGNLAHHSTQPLPTDSSIAEVQGLTQSFNQMAEQLLQLFQVKVEAEANRRSEARFQQLAAAVPGMIYTLTQYPDGTQRFEYVSSASRTILGLEPEQVLENSNSVIDQIHPDDRSTYNEVSAQSVASMKAFSLSFRNVTPSGQIRWVEASSRPLLNANGSISWYGILLDVSNRKQAEIALRQYERVIASTTDGITLIDTQFRHQIANHTYLSWYNKSISEIIGFPVSEIMGQDVFETIVRPFLIRCLAGETIEHGDWFEIPALGRQFFSVTYSPYLDEHLAIAGIVASMRNITSLKLVEQELEQAKATAEAASQAKSLFLANMSHELRTPLNVILIMTQMMSRTTRQIPEHQEYIDLISRNSNHLISMINDVLDLSKIEAEKVLLEPSETYLPELLLSVCETFKQQCADKNIKINLNIDQEIPPLILIDVQKLQQVLINLVGNAVKFTEHGEITLQVTFTSTQDKRQQQNDSISLAFTVADTGVGIAPEDLDQIFDAFTQATAGRQMTGGTGLGLSISQSLVRLMGGEITVQSALGVGSTFHFVLPVQPATEAIAPSAHLSQSVFSLAPGHPTYRILVVDDQEANRVPLVRLLAQIGFEVEEANSGEKAIALWQQWHPHLILMDLRMPGLSGWDATQRIRAEEMDEQVRQVKQGAMERVPNACSTWPVVIMAVTAQALEGDRTLALAAGCDDYISKPISLEFLLTKISQHLNLS; encoded by the coding sequence TTGAGCCGTTTAAATCAGGCCAGTCGAGAGTTAGCAAAAGGGAATCTAGCACACCACAGTACACAACCATTACCCACGGATAGTTCAATTGCAGAAGTGCAAGGATTAACCCAATCCTTCAACCAGATGGCAGAACAATTGCTGCAATTGTTTCAGGTGAAGGTTGAAGCAGAAGCGAATCGACGCAGTGAAGCCCGGTTTCAGCAGCTAGCGGCGGCGGTTCCTGGCATGATTTATACCCTGACTCAGTACCCTGACGGTACTCAAAGGTTTGAGTATGTTAGCTCGGCAAGCCGCACCATTCTTGGACTGGAACCCGAACAGGTGCTTGAGAATAGCAACAGTGTGATCGACCAAATTCACCCCGACGATCGCTCGACCTACAACGAAGTCTCAGCCCAAAGTGTTGCCTCGATGAAAGCCTTTTCCCTGTCCTTCCGGAATGTCACACCGTCAGGGCAGATCAGGTGGGTGGAAGCAAGTTCTCGTCCCTTACTCAATGCCAATGGCAGTATTAGCTGGTATGGAATTTTGCTAGATGTAAGCAATCGCAAGCAGGCGGAAATTGCACTCCGACAGTACGAGCGAGTTATCGCTAGCACCACGGATGGTATTACCCTGATTGATACTCAGTTTCGTCATCAAATTGCAAACCACACTTATTTAAGTTGGTATAACAAATCAATCTCTGAAATCATTGGATTTCCAGTCAGCGAGATTATGGGTCAGGATGTGTTTGAAACAATCGTTCGTCCTTTCTTGATTCGTTGTCTGGCAGGCGAAACGATTGAACATGGAGATTGGTTTGAGATTCCAGCACTGGGACGGCAATTCTTTAGTGTGACGTACTCTCCCTATCTGGATGAACATCTGGCGATCGCAGGCATTGTCGCCAGCATGAGGAATATTACCTCTCTCAAGTTGGTCGAGCAAGAACTAGAACAGGCAAAAGCAACAGCAGAAGCAGCAAGTCAAGCCAAAAGCCTATTTCTGGCAAATATGAGTCACGAACTCCGCACACCGCTGAACGTGATTCTGATCATGACTCAGATGATGAGTCGTACCACTCGTCAAATTCCGGAGCATCAAGAATATATTGACCTGATTTCGCGTAACAGTAATCATTTAATCAGCATGATCAATGATGTGCTGGATTTATCTAAGATTGAAGCCGAAAAAGTTTTGTTGGAACCCAGCGAAACATATCTTCCTGAGCTACTACTGTCAGTCTGTGAAACCTTCAAACAGCAGTGTGCAGATAAGAATATAAAAATAAATCTGAACATTGATCAAGAAATACCACCATTGATTCTGATAGACGTTCAAAAACTACAGCAGGTGTTGATCAATCTAGTTGGAAATGCCGTTAAGTTTACAGAGCATGGGGAAATTACATTACAGGTCACTTTTACCTCGACTCAGGACAAAAGGCAACAGCAGAATGATTCTATCTCTCTGGCTTTTACAGTAGCAGATACAGGGGTTGGAATTGCACCGGAGGATTTAGACCAAATTTTTGATGCATTTACCCAGGCAACCGCAGGACGACAAATGACTGGCGGCACCGGATTAGGACTGAGTATTAGCCAGAGCCTGGTTCGATTGATGGGAGGAGAAATCACCGTTCAAAGCGCCCTGGGAGTTGGGAGTACATTTCATTTTGTGTTACCTGTTCAACCTGCAACAGAAGCGATCGCCCCATCGGCTCACTTGAGCCAAAGCGTGTTCAGTCTAGCTCCAGGGCATCCGACTTACCGCATTCTTGTGGTCGATGACCAGGAAGCAAATCGAGTCCCCCTGGTACGCCTGCTGGCCCAAATTGGGTTTGAGGTAGAAGAGGCGAACTCGGGAGAGAAGGCGATCGCGCTCTGGCAACAGTGGCACCCCCACCTCATTTTGATGGATTTACGAATGCCGGGATTGAGCGGTTGGGATGCCACCCAACGCATCCGAGCAGAAGAGATGGATGAGCAGGTGCGACAGGTGAAACAAGGGGCGATGGAACGTGTGCCGAACGCCTGTTCAACCTGGCCTGTGGTAATTATGGCAGTAACAGCTCAAGCCCTGGAGGGCGATCGCACGCTTGCCCTGGCGGCAGGCTGCGATGACTATATCAGTAAGCCGATTTCCTTAGAATTTCTACTGACCAAAATTTCTCAGCACCTGAACCTATCTTAA
- a CDS encoding cache domain-containing protein translates to MPAFRLRSMPPIPLRWVLIVPFILQTVGVVALVGYLSYRSGQQAVSDLVEQLMVEVGDRTTLYLEKTLELPHLVNQLNANAIRLGTIPGFDSTDTTVLERVFLQQIKQFPTISTIAIANERGGMVGSVHNNPGLSIYRTRRFASGVLSISDLDTRGKIFRSVVVSKTYDVRQRPWYQTPKQAGRAAWSPIYQVVGRLPLLSVSAGLPFYDQAGNLQGVLATDIVLENLNQFLARLKIGESGQVFIIERSGLLVASSTNQPLSERQAGKLERVRATESTHPIIQNTMAQLTRSLNLASINTAQQLVIRQAKAHDFVRVIPFRDRLGLDWLIVIVVPESDFMAQIQQNTQTTILLSFLGLAAAIAFGIFISNRVTARIEPFKSGQSRVSKRESSTPQYTTITHG, encoded by the coding sequence ATGCCTGCATTCCGCCTTCGCTCGATGCCTCCAATTCCACTCCGTTGGGTGCTGATCGTGCCCTTCATCCTCCAGACGGTAGGAGTCGTGGCGCTGGTGGGTTACTTGTCATACCGGAGTGGACAGCAAGCTGTCTCTGATTTGGTCGAGCAGTTGATGGTTGAAGTCGGCGATCGCACCACCCTTTACCTCGAAAAAACGCTCGAACTGCCTCACCTTGTCAATCAATTGAATGCAAACGCGATTCGGTTAGGCACAATTCCCGGATTTGACAGCACCGATACCACTGTTTTGGAGCGGGTGTTTCTGCAACAAATCAAGCAGTTTCCCACCATTAGCACGATTGCGATCGCCAATGAGCGGGGGGGCATGGTGGGTTCCGTCCACAATAACCCTGGGTTAAGCATCTACCGCACCCGAAGATTTGCCAGCGGCGTCTTGTCGATTTCCGATCTGGATACCAGGGGCAAAATTTTCCGGTCTGTCGTCGTCTCGAAAACTTACGATGTCCGCCAGCGCCCCTGGTATCAAACGCCCAAGCAAGCGGGCAGAGCAGCCTGGAGTCCGATCTATCAGGTTGTGGGGCGTTTGCCTCTACTCAGTGTTTCTGCCGGGTTGCCTTTCTACGACCAAGCCGGAAACCTTCAGGGGGTACTTGCGACCGATATTGTGTTAGAGAATCTCAACCAATTCCTGGCAAGACTCAAAATTGGTGAATCGGGGCAGGTTTTTATTATTGAGCGATCAGGGTTGCTCGTTGCCAGTTCAACGAATCAGCCCTTGTCAGAACGTCAGGCAGGCAAACTGGAGCGAGTCAGGGCAACGGAAAGTACCCATCCAATCATCCAAAATACAATGGCTCAGTTGACGCGATCGCTGAATCTAGCAAGCATCAACACGGCTCAGCAGCTTGTGATTCGTCAAGCAAAGGCGCATGATTTTGTGCGGGTCATCCCCTTTCGTGATCGCCTGGGATTGGATTGGTTGATTGTGATTGTGGTACCAGAGTCCGATTTCATGGCTCAGATTCAGCAAAACACACAAACCACGATTCTGCTTTCGTTCTTGGGATTAGCGGCGGCGATCGCATTCGGGATATTCATCTCCAATCGGGTCACTGCGCGTATTGAGCCGTTTAAATCAGGCCAGTCGAGAGTTAGCAAAAGGGAATCTAGCACACCACAGTACACAACCATTACCCACGGATAG
- a CDS encoding response regulator transcription factor, with translation MKILLAEDDKDLADSLVKGLTFNRYQVDWAGDGETGLALAQVNVYDLALLDFYLPKLGGLELCRKIRSGSELGADAILNQEIPILVLTGESAIAQKVLCLDAGADDHMVKPVDLDELLARIRALLRSGHGAAIAPLAMGRVAA, from the coding sequence ATGAAAATCCTTTTGGCGGAGGACGATAAAGATTTAGCGGACTCTCTGGTCAAGGGATTAACCTTCAATCGGTATCAGGTTGATTGGGCAGGCGATGGAGAAACAGGTTTGGCGCTGGCTCAAGTGAATGTTTATGACCTGGCTTTACTGGACTTTTATCTCCCCAAACTGGGCGGTCTTGAGCTTTGCAGAAAAATTCGCAGCGGTTCTGAGTTGGGCGCAGATGCGATTCTGAATCAGGAAATTCCCATTCTCGTCCTGACTGGAGAATCGGCAATAGCACAAAAAGTACTGTGCTTGGATGCGGGAGCAGATGATCACATGGTGAAGCCCGTTGATTTAGATGAATTACTGGCAAGAATTCGGGCACTGCTGCGGTCGGGGCATGGGGCAGCGATCGCCCCTCTTGCAATGGGGAGAGTTGCAGCTTGA
- a CDS encoding winged helix-turn-helix domain-containing protein: MGQRSPLLQWGELQLDPSNYEVTFRQQVVSLTSKEYAVLELLLRHPQQVFSPAHIIDRLWAGGDSRTDATVRVYIQILRQKLKQVGADELIETKHGLGYRLKSPMS; this comes from the coding sequence ATGGGGCAGCGATCGCCCCTCTTGCAATGGGGAGAGTTGCAGCTTGACCCCAGCAATTACGAAGTGACGTTTCGACAACAGGTTGTGTCCCTCACCTCCAAAGAATATGCTGTGTTAGAGCTGTTGCTCCGACACCCGCAACAGGTGTTTAGCCCCGCCCATATCATTGATCGCCTCTGGGCTGGAGGCGATTCACGGACCGATGCCACCGTCCGGGTTTATATTCAAATATTGCGCCAGAAACTCAAGCAGGTCGGTGCAGATGAATTAATTGAAACGAAGCATGGATTAGGTTACCGCCTCAAGTCACCGATGAGCTGA
- a CDS encoding SH3 domain-containing protein yields the protein MAVIPTPSRPPSNSARFASLTASSGSRINVRSQPTVNSSTPSYGLPGDKVKVIQCVQDRDTPGSDLNWCKVQFVQSKAIGWIRSDFIIFTDGGE from the coding sequence GTGGCAGTAATCCCTACACCTAGCCGTCCCCCAAGCAATTCGGCTCGCTTTGCCAGCTTAACGGCGAGTTCGGGTTCTCGCATCAATGTGCGATCGCAACCCACCGTTAACTCCAGTACTCCCAGCTATGGATTACCGGGTGACAAGGTAAAAGTGATTCAGTGTGTTCAGGATCGGGATACTCCTGGAAGTGACTTGAACTGGTGCAAGGTTCAATTTGTGCAATCCAAAGCGATCGGCTGGATTCGCAGCGATTTCATCATCTTTACGGATGGTGGTGAGTAA
- a CDS encoding amidase family protein → MMMKRVKSLLMISLVAIAFILATRVHAIPPPPEGPVRNYPTEFPLSEPNYTSKRLRDFSPFESALANFFPERRRVLDGQLLEASVPKMQELMKRGGVTAEELVVYYIDRIRRYDVNQLNSVMELNPEALTIARKLDEERKQGNLWGAMHGIPVLIKDNITTGDKMHTTAGAAALKDWRGDRDAQLVKNLRHSGAVILGKANLSEWANYVDPALPSGFSALGGQTRHPYGPFDPLGSSSGSAVSVAANLTAVSVGSETQGSILEPAATNGVVGLKPTHGLVSGDHVIPLVDWMDVPGPMGRTVVDVATVLTALTNTDEGAEENPDPAVAKLQGTDFTQFLTLEAAQKRRVGIAIYPDAALAVLQQAIAKPPPDLSVEQMRKALNKLKAQNQAAKQVIATLTKQKIPFVEIDGRVVPPAPDWNEAFRFGFKASLNAFLAALPRPPIPDLIDVISFNHADPANRVPYGQRYLEMSQRTDSPSEDYTKLRETNQTTSRKILDLFFTSAKIDVLIAPTQIYAAAGYPAMTVPIGVSAAGEPQGVALIGKRLGEPDLLAVGYAIEQATRARKAPNLEVTLAMFKQLNHVVPGKP, encoded by the coding sequence ATGATGATGAAACGTGTGAAATCTTTGTTGATGATTTCCCTGGTCGCGATCGCCTTCATCCTTGCCACCCGTGTCCACGCCATTCCACCACCACCCGAAGGTCCAGTTCGCAACTATCCCACCGAATTCCCCCTTTCTGAACCCAACTACACCAGTAAACGGCTCCGCGACTTCAGCCCGTTTGAATCTGCCCTGGCAAACTTTTTCCCTGAGCGGCGCAGGGTGCTGGATGGGCAACTGCTCGAAGCCAGTGTGCCCAAGATGCAGGAATTGATGAAACGGGGCGGGGTGACTGCTGAAGAACTGGTGGTCTATTACATCGATCGCATCCGGCGCTATGACGTGAACCAGTTGAATTCAGTCATGGAGCTGAATCCAGAAGCCCTGACGATCGCCCGCAAGCTGGACGAGGAGCGCAAACAGGGAAACCTATGGGGTGCGATGCACGGCATCCCGGTGTTGATTAAAGACAACATCACCACGGGCGACAAGATGCACACCACGGCGGGAGCCGCTGCGTTGAAGGATTGGCGGGGCGATCGCGATGCCCAGTTGGTCAAAAACCTGCGTCATTCAGGAGCCGTGATTCTGGGCAAAGCCAATCTGTCGGAATGGGCAAACTATGTAGACCCCGCCCTGCCCAGTGGCTTTAGCGCCCTGGGAGGACAAACCCGTCATCCCTACGGTCCCTTTGATCCCCTCGGCTCCAGTTCCGGTTCGGCGGTGTCAGTAGCCGCAAATTTGACCGCTGTCAGTGTCGGCAGCGAGACCCAGGGTTCGATCTTGGAACCTGCCGCCACCAATGGTGTTGTTGGGCTGAAACCCACTCATGGGCTGGTCAGCGGCGATCACGTCATCCCCCTGGTAGATTGGATGGATGTACCGGGACCGATGGGTCGCACCGTGGTCGATGTGGCAACGGTGCTGACGGCACTCACTAACACCGATGAGGGGGCTGAAGAAAATCCTGATCCTGCTGTAGCAAAACTTCAAGGCACTGACTTCACCCAATTCTTGACTCTGGAAGCAGCCCAAAAACGACGGGTAGGCATTGCGATTTATCCCGATGCCGCTCTGGCGGTGTTGCAGCAGGCGATCGCTAAGCCTCCCCCCGATCTGTCCGTAGAGCAGATGCGGAAAGCGTTGAACAAACTCAAGGCGCAGAATCAAGCCGCGAAACAGGTAATCGCCACCCTGACGAAGCAAAAAATTCCCTTTGTGGAGATTGATGGTAGGGTCGTGCCCCCCGCACCCGACTGGAATGAAGCATTCCGGTTTGGCTTCAAAGCGTCTCTCAATGCTTTTCTGGCGGCACTGCCCCGGCCACCGATTCCCGACTTGATTGACGTGATTTCGTTCAACCATGCTGACCCTGCGAACCGAGTTCCCTATGGGCAGCGTTATCTGGAAATGTCTCAACGAACCGACAGCCCTTCAGAGGACTACACCAAGCTGCGCGAAACGAATCAAACCACCTCCCGCAAGATTCTCGACCTGTTCTTCACCTCGGCAAAAATTGACGTGCTGATCGCACCGACTCAGATTTACGCGGCAGCGGGATATCCGGCGATGACTGTCCCGATCGGAGTCTCAGCAGCAGGGGAGCCACAGGGTGTGGCGTTGATCGGTAAACGCCTGGGTGAACCGGATTTGCTGGCAGTGGGTTACGCGATCGAGCAGGCAACTCGGGCGCGCAAGGCTCCGAATTTAGAGGTCACGCTGGCAATGTTTAAGCAGTTGAATCACGTCGTTCCGGGAAAGCCGTAG
- a CDS encoding PrsW family intramembrane metalloprotease codes for MTSPDIARILYGSPLAKPRTAKFAIAVLLVLVLISSYTLFTSLQAKVTSPDGVRVMAIAFLWSALFSSGTVAILWFLDRREHESRWLYAIAFLWGAFIATGIALPFNQIIISTIADWVNAHPAVKDYLGANAGFKIAAPIAGPLVEEITKGAGVLLIFLLLKSEFDDTRDGFIYGALIGAGFNFLESVHYIVSEYAKWGYAPWLLHIGGRHALFGLTGHALYTGIFGLFLGWSRQTTRTWWRYLAPVVGWLLGFSAHFSQNIGMLLAVLEQRAAGAAVSAVETPPPSLNPDGVPFWINWVFISSAYVVKFWLFLLLVGFLLWRSGVWERRVIRDELANEVEPIITPEEYEGVKRDRILKTRRIAGYNRRTAAAIVRAQDELAFRKWRLQQQGQDVNADALVTSWRGELLRLRESIKPNPELDRRELTTTFPFKSFWALCCGCRSSKFQSGR; via the coding sequence ATGACATCCCCTGACATTGCCCGAATTCTCTATGGTTCCCCCCTGGCAAAACCTAGAACCGCAAAGTTTGCGATCGCGGTGCTGCTGGTTCTGGTACTGATCAGTAGCTATACCTTGTTCACGTCTTTACAAGCGAAAGTTACTTCACCGGATGGGGTGCGAGTGATGGCGATCGCCTTTTTGTGGTCGGCGCTATTTTCGTCTGGCACCGTCGCCATTCTCTGGTTTTTAGATCGGCGCGAACACGAATCCCGCTGGCTCTATGCCATTGCTTTTTTGTGGGGCGCATTCATTGCCACGGGCATTGCTCTCCCGTTTAACCAGATCATCATCTCCACCATTGCGGATTGGGTCAATGCCCACCCAGCCGTAAAAGACTACCTGGGAGCCAACGCTGGCTTCAAAATTGCTGCACCGATCGCCGGTCCCCTGGTGGAAGAAATCACCAAAGGGGCAGGTGTGCTCTTGATATTTCTCCTACTGAAATCCGAGTTTGACGATACCCGCGATGGCTTTATCTATGGTGCCTTGATTGGGGCAGGGTTCAACTTTCTCGAATCAGTGCATTACATCGTCAGTGAGTATGCCAAGTGGGGTTATGCCCCCTGGCTGCTCCACATTGGCGGACGGCACGCTTTGTTTGGCTTGACTGGGCACGCACTCTATACCGGCATCTTTGGTCTCTTTTTAGGGTGGTCTCGGCAAACCACGCGCACCTGGTGGCGTTATTTGGCTCCCGTGGTGGGCTGGTTGTTGGGCTTCTCGGCTCACTTCTCGCAGAATATCGGGATGTTGCTGGCGGTGTTGGAGCAACGGGCAGCTGGCGCGGCAGTGTCAGCAGTGGAAACCCCACCCCCCAGCCTGAACCCTGACGGGGTGCCTTTTTGGATCAATTGGGTATTTATCAGTAGCGCTTATGTTGTCAAGTTTTGGCTATTTTTGCTGCTGGTCGGGTTCTTGCTGTGGCGTAGTGGTGTGTGGGAACGACGGGTGATTCGAGACGAGTTAGCCAATGAAGTCGAACCCATAATTACGCCGGAAGAATATGAAGGGGTGAAGCGCGATCGCATCCTCAAAACCCGTCGCATTGCTGGCTACAATCGCCGCACCGCTGCCGCCATTGTCAGGGCGCAGGATGAACTGGCGTTTCGCAAATGGCGTCTGCAACAACAGGGGCAGGATGTGAATGCCGATGCATTGGTGACATCCTGGCGCGGTGAATTATTGCGCCTGCGTGAATCGATCAAACCCAACCCGGAGTTAGATCGGCGCGAGTTGACAACAACGTTTCCATTTAAATCATTCTGGGCATTGTGCTGCGGTTGCAGATCAAGCAAGTTCCAGAGCGGGCGATAG